One region of bacterium genomic DNA includes:
- a CDS encoding response regulator, protein MKIRGMGEDGPRILVVDDELAIRRFLRVSLTAHGYRVLEAASAQEGEEATAAQRPDLIILDLSLPDTDGIEVTRRLREWSAIPIVVLSVRGQDEDKIAALDAGADDYLTKPFSTGELLARVRVALRHAARPAEEPVIATGDLVVDVAHRVVTVSGREISLTPIEYVLLKTLAVHAGKVLIHRHLMREVWGPGYDPDTNLLRVNISKLRHKVEPDPARPQYILTEPGVGYRLRAAT, encoded by the coding sequence ATGAAGATCCGCGGTATGGGTGAGGACGGACCCCGCATTCTGGTGGTCGATGACGAGTTGGCGATCCGCCGGTTCCTGCGCGTGTCGCTGACCGCGCACGGCTACCGCGTGCTCGAGGCGGCGTCGGCGCAGGAGGGTGAAGAGGCCACGGCGGCGCAGCGGCCGGACCTGATCATTCTCGATCTCAGCCTGCCTGACACGGACGGCATCGAGGTGACCCGGCGGCTCCGGGAGTGGTCCGCAATTCCTATCGTGGTGCTGTCCGTGCGGGGGCAGGACGAGGACAAGATCGCGGCGTTGGACGCCGGGGCGGACGATTACCTCACCAAGCCCTTCAGCACCGGCGAGCTGCTGGCGCGCGTCCGCGTGGCCTTGCGGCACGCCGCCCGCCCGGCGGAAGAGCCCGTAATCGCGACGGGGGACCTCGTCGTGGACGTCGCGCATCGCGTCGTGACGGTGTCGGGGCGGGAGATCTCGCTCACGCCGATTGAGTATGTCCTGCTGAAGACGCTCGCGGTGCACGCCGGCAAGGTCCTGATCCACCGGCATCTTATGCGCGAAGTCTGGGGCCCCGGGTACGACCCCGACACGAATTTGCTGCGGGTGAACATCAGCAAGCTGCGTCACAAGGTCGAGCCGGATCCTGCGCGACCCCAGTACATCCTGACGGAACCCGGGGTCGGGTATCGGCTGCGCGCGGCAACGTGA